Below is a window of Candidatus Paceibacterota bacterium DNA.
CCAAAAGAAACATATACAGCTTCGGATTTTACAAGAGATGGACGAATGGCTATCGAAGAAATAGTACAAAGAAGTGCTGTGCCAATTGTCTGTGGAGGATCAGGATTTTACATAGACTCACTCATTGGTCTTGCGTCTATCCCTGACGTTCCTCGTAACCCTAAATTACGAAAGTCTCTTGAGGAAATAACCATTGAAGAATTATATTCAATGATTCAACAAAAAGACCCTGACCGAGCCAGCACAATTGATAAACACAATCGGCCACGATTAATACGGGCAATAGAAATTATCGAACATAGTGGAAAGGTTCCTGCCGCGACTCCGTCTCCTATATACAACGTTACATACATTGGCCTTACACTTCCCCACGAAATACTTAAGGAAAGGATTATCTTAAGACTTAAAAAGCGCATGGAAGCAGGAATACTCGATGAAATTCGCGACCTCCATGAAAATGGATTGTCGTACGAGCGAATGGAAGAACTCGGTTTGGAGTACCGATATGGAGCACTTCTCTTACAAGAAAAAATTATACTGGAAGAATTTAATGAACGTCTAGTTAATGAAATATCAAACTACGCAAAACGACAAATGACGTGGTTTAAAAGAAATAAATTAATCACCTGGCTTACTGCAAACGAAATTGATCAGAAAACAGTGGATAACCTTCTACAAAGGTTAACAGAGAATGAATAAGCGGGCCCGCCCCGACTCGAACGGGGAACCTTCCTTTTGGAGAGGAATGTTTTACCATTGAAACTACAGGCCCAGTAAAAGCAGTCTATCGCACAAGGATACCTAACGCAAAAGCGACCCGTAGGTCGCTTTTGTTATTTCTTTACTTCCTTAAAGACTACGCGCTTTCGAAGTGACTTACTGTACTTCTTAAGTTCGATCTTACGAGGCACCTTACGGCGATTCTTTCGAGAAAGGTAAACCTCTCCTGTTTCCTTGTTTTTGAGGATGATTAGATTGTCCTGTGACATGCGGGACACTATAGCCTAGAAAAGACTCCTAGGCAAGACCTGCAGCCTTTTTATATCGTTCTATGACCATTTTGGTAACTGGTCCAGGCCCATCAAACAGTTTTCGTCCATCAACAGTCACAATTGGCACAATATCCTTAAAACTTGAGGTTATAAAGATTTCATCAGCTAAAAGGAGGTCTTCTACAGAGACAGGTCCCTCTACAACCTTCTGATCAGCCGTAATTTCAAGCACAATTTTTCGAGTAATTCCCTTTAACACCCCTACTTCAGGAGTCTTAAGTACGCCATCTTTAACAATACAAATATTACTTGTCGCACACTCTAACACTTGCCCCCTACTGACGAACAATACTTCAATTGCATTGGCTTGACGCTTCTTTTCAGCTGTCACAACAGCACTAATGTAATTAATTGTTTTAAATTGTGCGTACTGTCGTTCAAATTCATGCGTTACAATTGATGAGCCATTCGTATAAATGTCATCTGGAAGCGGAAGAAATGGTTCAGCAAGAATATAGAATGTTGGTTTTTCGGGGTTAAACGATAGGCCTTCGATCATCTCTCCACCAGTTAAAATTACTCGAGTATTAAATCGCGTAGCGTCCATTTTTTCCGCAAGGAGATCATATGCTTTTTCGATTTGCTCATCAGAATCTGGAACTTGCAAACCAAGTCCTGCAGCAGAGTTTCGCAGGCGTTTAACATGGTCGTCTAAACGAAGTGGCTTGTTATTGATTACCGCTATTCCGTCATACACCCCAAACCCTCGCAGCATCCCAATATCCTGAACCGAGACTGTTGCTTCCTCTGTGGGAATCACGACACCGTTCTTATAGCACCAAAAATTACCGGATTTCATGTAGCAGTTATACCATAACGAAAAAACGGGTTATACACCCGTTTTTTCGTTTCTGTGCGTAGGGAGGGATTCGAACCCCCGTAGCCCAATGGGCGTCAGATTTACAGTCTGATGCAATTGACCAGCTCTGCCACCTACGCGTAGAGCGTATTCTACATATTTTTTCACTTGAAGCAAAGTAAAAGGCGCCTTCTCAAATAAAATTGAGAATGCGCCTTTATGAAATTACCGAGGCTTCAACATGAATTCTTGAAAAATCTTCTGGAGCTCGATCTCAACCGCAGTGGGGTTAACGCATTTCAGATGCATTCGGGTCTTGCCAGCAGCACACACTAGGGTAACCATCACACCAGACGTGTCCTGCTTGTAGGAAATCTTCCAGTTGTGCCGGGGCTCTTTTCGAACCCACTTCCTCACCACAGTGAATTTCTTAACCAGCTCTGACGCCAAACAAAACGTAGCGATATTGGTCAAGATTGGTGAGTAACTCAAGTCTTCCCGACCGACCTGTTTCAGATTAGCTCTTTCTGACACAATTAGACTCCTTCCATAGAGAATAGAAAAAACGACCTAGATCAAATTACCACACAATTTACATGTGTCAAAAAACACCTCGCTTTCGAGGTGTTTTTCTTTATGCTGCTACGAGCTCTTCTTGAATGATGCTGCCCTTTCTTCCCTTTTTAATATCGAAGGTAAATTGACTATCCTTTACACCCACTGAGATTGATCCACCCTTCAAGATGCTCTTTGAAATAATCAGCTGTGCTGCTTGGTTTAGAATCTTTGATTGAATCAAACGCTTGAGTGGTCGTGCACCGAACTGCGGATTATATCCTTCCTTTGCAAGCAACTTCATTGCTTCTTCTGACACGTCGAGTGTAATTTCCTTTTGTGCTAATCGTTCTTTAATTTGCTCAACTTGGATCCGTACAATACTTTCGATAACTTCAGGTGAAAGTACATCAAAGACAATGATGTCATCGATTCGGTTAAGGAATTCAGGTCTGAAGTGATCCTTAAGTGCTTCCATGATCTTCTCTTTGCTTTCTGCGTATTCTCCAGCGTTTCCATCGGTATGGAATCCGATCTTCTGTAGTCGATCGATGTATTGAGCACCGAGGTTTGATGTCATGATAATGACGGTGTTTTTGAAGTTTACCGTCCTACCCTTGGAATCAGTCAAGCGACCGTTATCAAGCACCTGTAGGAGCAAATTGAAGACTTCAGGGTGTGCTTTCTCGATCTCATCGAAGAGAATTACCGAGTACGGACGGTGCCGTACGGCTTCAGTCAATCCTCCTCCTTCGTCATATCCAACATATCCTGGAGGTGCACCAATCAACTTTGAAACCGCATGCCGTTCCATGAACTCAGACATGTCCACTCGGATGAGTGCTTTGTCGTCATCGAACATAAACTCAGCCAGTGCCTTTGTGAGTTCTGTCTTTCCAACTCCTGTTGGTCCAAGGAAAATAAATGAGCCAATTGGTCGGTTAGGGTCAGCGATACCAGCTCGGCTTCGTCGAACCGTGTCGGCGATTTTCTTAACCGCTTCATCTTGCCCAACGATTCGCTTACGAAGTTCATCTTCCATACGGGTGAGCTTATCCGCTTCAGTTTCCATCATGCGAGCCATAGGAATACCAGTCCACTTTGCAACAATTTCAGCAATATCTTGCTCACGAATTTCTTCCTTGAGGATTCGACGGCCAACTTGCAGTCTCTTGAGTTTTTTTAGCTTTCCTTCTAGTTCTTTTTCAAGTGCAGGAATTTTTCCATATCGAATTTCAGCTGCTTTTGCGAGATCTGCTCGGGCTTCTGCACCTTCTGCTTCAAGGCGAAGTGTTTCTAAGCTCTTCTTGGCAGTTTTGATGTCATTAAGGATCTCC
It encodes the following:
- the miaA gene encoding tRNA (adenosine(37)-N6)-dimethylallyltransferase MiaA; its protein translation is MEKLPRIIALIGPTAVGKSDLAVEIALQLKKSGVDAEIVSADSRQVYTGLDLGTGKITTSEMRGIPHHLLDVANPKETYTASDFTRDGRMAIEEIVQRSAVPIVCGGSGFYIDSLIGLASIPDVPRNPKLRKSLEEITIEELYSMIQQKDPDRASTIDKHNRPRLIRAIEIIEHSGKVPAATPSPIYNVTYIGLTLPHEILKERIILRLKKRMEAGILDEIRDLHENGLSYERMEELGLEYRYGALLLQEKIILEEFNERLVNEISNYAKRQMTWFKRNKLITWLTANEIDQKTVDNLLQRLTENE
- a CDS encoding aminotransferase class IV translates to MKSGNFWCYKNGVVIPTEEATVSVQDIGMLRGFGVYDGIAVINNKPLRLDDHVKRLRNSAAGLGLQVPDSDEQIEKAYDLLAEKMDATRFNTRVILTGGEMIEGLSFNPEKPTFYILAEPFLPLPDDIYTNGSSIVTHEFERQYAQFKTINYISAVVTAEKKRQANAIEVLFVSRGQVLECATSNICIVKDGVLKTPEVGVLKGITRKIVLEITADQKVVEGPVSVEDLLLADEIFITSSFKDIVPIVTVDGRKLFDGPGPVTKMVIERYKKAAGLA
- the rpmG gene encoding 50S ribosomal protein L33 — its product is MSQDNLIILKNKETGEVYLSRKNRRKVPRKIELKKYSKSLRKRVVFKEVKK